The DNA sequence ATAAACGTAATTGAAATTTCGACGATTGTTGATAGTGCGAGTGAACTTGGCCGGCACGTCTGGGTGCGTGCCGGCAGCCGCCTGACAAATGTGCAGGTCAGCGATGACTGCTTTATCGGTTTCAGGTGCGATTTGCAGTTCGCCTCTATCGGCAAGTCCAGCATGTTCGCCACTGGCGCACAGTGCCTGGGGACTGCGCAGTCGCCAGTTCGAATTGCCGAAAACGTCTGGGTGGGCGCCAAGGCCACCGTGGCTGCCGGTATTTCCATAGGTGCAGGGGCTGTGGTGGCGGCTGGTGCGCTGGTGACTGCCGATGTGCCGCCGGACGCGATCGTCGTCGGCCGCCCGGCGCGGGTCATTGCCCAGCGCACGGTGGTCGAAGACGGCCGTCCGAGCCCCGAGCCAGTGCTGGCCAAAGTCCGGGACCGGGCGCGTCAAGGCTTGCCGTCGATGCTCGATCGGTCCACGCAGTCGGTCGCGCGGCTCAAGTCGCTGAACCCCGACACCCTCACCTGGGACATCAGCGACGAAGCCTTGATCGATGCCGAATTGCGCGGCGGGGCGTCGGTGGAAATCGCCCGGGACTGCATTCTGATCGGGCGCAGCAACCGTCAGGGCGGCATGTCGCAACTGGGCGGTATCGAACTGGGAACTGGCGTGCGGCTGGCTGCCGGTGTGGTTATCGAGGCGGCCGGCGGTGTATCCGTTGGTGCCTTCAGCGAGTTGTCCGAGGGGGTCACCATCGTTGCCTCTACTCATGATCATTCTTTTCGCTCACTGCCTTGGGAGGAGGCACCGGTGCGCATTGGAAGTCGTTGCGTTATTGGCGAGGGCGCCATCTTGGCAGGTCCACTGAATATCGGTGACGGTGCCGTTATCAAACCGTATTCGGTGGTTATAAGGGATGTATTGGAAAACACTGTGGTTCATGGCGTTGTTCAACTAATGGAGATTCAAGAATGATTTTATTTGCCCCTAACCCAACCGGTTCCGGCCACAACATGCGCGTGCTGTCCATCGCTCAGGCGATCAAGAAACAGCGTCCGGATATGCCATTGACGGTCGCGCTGGCTTCCTTGCAACCGACATTTACCCCTTTGTTCGAAAAATCCGGAATTGAAGTCGTGGATATTGCCGGGCGACTGGTCGACTACTCGAAAAAGAGCAACTTGTCGAAACAGCTCGATTGGGCCACTTATATTGGCAGTTATATTGCGACTACTTTCCTGTCTGGCGAGCGAATCCTGTCTTATCTGGCGCTGATCGCCGAGCACAAGCCAAGCGTGCTGGTGTCGGACTACAACATGGCAGCCTGCCTTGCAGCGATTTTCACGGGCACACCGCTGGTGTTCGTGACCGAGCGTTATGACTTCACACTTTGCCAATTGCAGGATCACGACCTGGCCGAGGGCGGTTTCGAGGTGAATGCGCTGGAGATGTCCCGGGCTCGAACGGCGCTGCACAGTCAGTTCAGCTGGATGATCAGCCAGGCGCAATTGGTGCTGACCGACAAACCCTTCATTCCTTCCCTTGACCAAGGCACCCCGGTGGCCGAGGCACTGGCCAGCGGCAAGGCGCATTTTGTCGGACCGATGATTCGCGACATCACCGTGCAGAGCGGCTTGAACGTGCGTGAGCAACTGAACCTGGGTGACGCGCCGTTCATTGTCGCCTCTATCAGCGGCACGACCATGTTTGCAGAGAACAAGGACGCCTTGCTCGCTGCTTATCTGGACAGTTTCCGAATCCTGCGCGAACGCAATCCTGAGCTGAAAATGGTGTTGCTGGGTCGCAAGGACATCGAAGAGCAGGACGGTGTGGTGTGTGTACCGTATTACCCGGACTGGATGGGGCTGCTGCGCGAATCAAGCCTGCTGATTTCGGCACCGGGCTGGATCACTGTGACCGAAATTGCGGCGATGAACATTCCCACCCTGTTCCTGTTGTCGTCCAAGTCCGAATACCACGAACTGGAAGCTTTGCGTCGTCTGGAGTTGCTGGGCTTCCCGACACATATCGGGTACGACCGAGATCGTATCGTCGAGCTGATCCAGGGCGAACTGGAAAAAGACACCGAC is a window from the Pseudomonas gozinkensis genome containing:
- a CDS encoding acyltransferase, with the translated sequence MDDINVIEISTIVDSASELGRHVWVRAGSRLTNVQVSDDCFIGFRCDLQFASIGKSSMFATGAQCLGTAQSPVRIAENVWVGAKATVAAGISIGAGAVVAAGALVTADVPPDAIVVGRPARVIAQRTVVEDGRPSPEPVLAKVRDRARQGLPSMLDRSTQSVARLKSLNPDTLTWDISDEALIDAELRGGASVEIARDCILIGRSNRQGGMSQLGGIELGTGVRLAAGVVIEAAGGVSVGAFSELSEGVTIVASTHDHSFRSLPWEEAPVRIGSRCVIGEGAILAGPLNIGDGAVIKPYSVVIRDVLENTVVHGVVQLMEIQE